One Thermosphaera aggregans DNA segment encodes these proteins:
- a CDS encoding GTPase, whose amino-acid sequence MVSKADIVLMVLDARTPLETFSKRLEAMTARHGKQLLLVLNKSDLVPRDVADEWKEFFKARGYHAVYIAAARHMGTLRLRRTIKHLAREFPATVAVAGYPKVGKSSIINALKGRHSAPTSPYPGSPGYTRTFQLYRIDEDIYMIDTPGVIPVEGGDLERVLRGYPPEKLPDPVNPAIELIKKILGYDKEAFVKTYGIEAQDPLGILEHYAVKRGWFYKTTREPLIEEAARAIIRDYHDGRIPFYEKPG is encoded by the coding sequence ATGGTTTCTAAAGCAGACATTGTGTTAATGGTCCTGGATGCTAGGACGCCGCTGGAGACTTTCAGCAAAAGGCTTGAGGCAATGACTGCTAGGCACGGCAAGCAACTGCTTCTCGTTCTCAACAAGAGCGACCTGGTTCCCAGGGATGTTGCTGATGAGTGGAAGGAGTTTTTCAAAGCCAGGGGCTACCACGCAGTCTACATTGCCGCTGCCAGGCACATGGGTACTCTAAGGCTTCGCCGAACAATCAAGCACTTGGCGAGAGAATTCCCGGCAACGGTCGCGGTGGCAGGCTATCCCAAGGTAGGGAAGTCCTCAATAATCAACGCCCTTAAAGGACGCCACTCAGCCCCTACGAGCCCCTACCCTGGGAGCCCAGGATACACTAGGACCTTCCAGCTCTACAGGATTGACGAGGACATCTACATGATCGACACCCCCGGTGTAATACCGGTGGAGGGCGGGGATCTAGAGAGGGTTTTAAGAGGGTATCCGCCGGAGAAGCTCCCGGACCCAGTGAACCCTGCGATCGAGCTCATAAAGAAGATACTAGGCTACGATAAGGAAGCATTCGTTAAAACCTACGGTATCGAAGCACAGGATCCTCTGGGGATTCTTGAACACTATGCTGTTAAAAGAGGATGGTTTTACAAGACCACGCGGGAGCCCTTGATAGAGGAGGCCGCGAGAGCTATCATAAGGGATTATCACGATGGTAGAAT
- a CDS encoding adenylate kinase family protein — MGKAIIIAGVPGTGKSSLARELARVLGTEAIDLSRFAIDNGLILEYDASRKTYVIDEEAVASRIKRIVENRDGYVIIDTHYPEIIDPGIVDKVVVLRLNPLELEKRLLDRGWGREKVNENVMAEILGTVSVNALEAFGENKIYELDVSGKSIDVVLGEALAVVRGEAGFEPGLRINWLEQIPVEALERFEKYGGDSDGF, encoded by the coding sequence ATGGGGAAAGCCATTATTATAGCAGGCGTGCCGGGAACGGGCAAGTCGAGCTTGGCCAGGGAGCTTGCAAGAGTCTTAGGCACGGAGGCTATTGACCTGTCAAGGTTCGCCATCGATAACGGGCTCATCCTGGAGTATGATGCTTCAAGGAAAACATACGTGATCGATGAGGAAGCCGTTGCCTCAAGGATTAAAAGAATTGTTGAGAACAGGGATGGCTACGTCATCATAGATACCCACTACCCAGAGATCATCGACCCCGGCATCGTGGACAAGGTTGTTGTTCTAAGGCTCAATCCTCTCGAGCTCGAGAAGAGGCTACTGGATAGAGGGTGGGGGAGGGAGAAGGTTAATGAGAATGTTATGGCTGAGATACTTGGAACGGTCTCGGTGAATGCCTTGGAAGCCTTCGGGGAGAATAAGATTTACGAGCTGGATGTTTCCGGGAAGAGTATTGATGTAGTGCTTGGTGAAGCCCTTGCGGTGGTAAGAGGGGAGGCCGGGTTTGAGCCGGGCTTAAGGATCAACTGGCTTGAGCAGATCCCTGTGGAAGCCTTGGAAAGGTTTGAGAAATACGGGGGTGATAGCGACGGTTTTTAA
- the tes gene encoding tetraether lipid synthase Tes produces the protein MTQTTLKRPGEISYSLPKVRQGEEVLSLTLSVCPYCYRELASIIVEREGKVYIRRVCPEHGEIEELYYGDVAFYKKVTSWYEEGRGARHVYTPVSTLCPFNCGLCPMHKNHTALINMVITNRCNLSCWYCFFYAEAAGYVYEPSLEQIRDMVRSIKKQGVTVAIQLTGGEPLLRDDLIDIVKLLRDEGVKHIQLNTNGIKFAELYLEDPAKAVEYARALRSNGVNTVYLSFDGVSPVVNWKNHWEVPYIFETFRKAGMTSVVLVPTVIKGVNTHELGAILKFAGRNMDVVRAVNFQPVSLTGYMKKHEREKYRITIPDVVKLVEEQTNGEIHSNAWFPVNVSAIFSRFVEGFSGEFKFEMSNHPICGVGTYVYVERSNGNVKFTPITDFVDIEGLLEYLKDKWEDLVTGSSRLTTGLRLLYSIRKFINQEKAPEGFDLYKLLFNIIVKRSYEALGELHYKLLFIGQMHFMDLYNYDIQRVQRCNIHYSVPDGRLIPFCAFNIFDDIYRDKIQREYSIPAEEYSAKYSLPKGYLTRKYVRDRRRLESSELYKITYEGLLEKK, from the coding sequence TTGACCCAGACAACGTTGAAGAGGCCTGGTGAGATATCTTACTCCTTGCCTAAGGTTAGGCAGGGGGAAGAGGTCTTATCCCTCACGTTAAGCGTGTGCCCATACTGCTACAGGGAGCTGGCAAGCATTATTGTTGAGAGAGAGGGAAAGGTTTACATTAGGAGGGTTTGCCCGGAGCACGGGGAGATAGAGGAGCTCTACTACGGTGATGTAGCCTTCTATAAGAAGGTGACAAGCTGGTATGAAGAAGGCCGCGGGGCACGCCACGTGTACACTCCTGTATCAACCCTCTGCCCCTTTAACTGCGGACTCTGCCCAATGCATAAGAACCACACCGCGTTGATAAACATGGTTATAACCAATAGGTGTAACCTAAGTTGCTGGTACTGCTTCTTCTACGCTGAAGCCGCCGGATACGTTTACGAGCCAAGCCTTGAACAGATAAGGGACATGGTGAGAAGCATTAAGAAGCAGGGGGTAACGGTTGCGATACAGCTAACGGGCGGAGAGCCCCTGCTAAGGGATGACCTAATAGACATTGTCAAGCTCCTGAGGGATGAAGGGGTTAAACACATCCAGTTGAACACCAACGGGATAAAATTCGCAGAGCTATATCTCGAGGATCCTGCTAAAGCAGTGGAGTACGCTAGGGCTCTCAGAAGCAACGGTGTCAACACAGTCTACCTCAGCTTCGACGGCGTGTCACCAGTGGTCAACTGGAAAAACCACTGGGAGGTACCATATATTTTCGAGACTTTCAGGAAGGCCGGGATGACCAGCGTCGTCCTGGTGCCCACTGTTATAAAGGGCGTGAACACTCACGAGCTGGGAGCTATACTAAAGTTCGCGGGGAGAAACATGGATGTTGTCAGAGCAGTGAACTTCCAGCCGGTAAGCCTTACAGGCTACATGAAGAAGCATGAAAGAGAGAAATACCGTATCACAATACCCGACGTTGTCAAGCTCGTGGAGGAGCAGACAAACGGGGAGATCCACTCCAACGCCTGGTTCCCGGTCAACGTTAGCGCAATATTCTCAAGGTTCGTGGAAGGCTTCAGCGGCGAGTTCAAGTTTGAGATGAGCAACCACCCGATATGTGGTGTTGGAACATACGTTTACGTTGAAAGAAGCAACGGCAACGTCAAGTTCACCCCTATAACGGACTTCGTCGATATTGAAGGACTCCTCGAGTACTTGAAGGATAAGTGGGAGGACCTGGTTACAGGCTCTAGCAGGTTGACAACAGGCCTACGCCTCCTCTACAGTATAAGAAAGTTTATCAACCAGGAGAAAGCTCCCGAGGGCTTCGACCTCTACAAGCTACTGTTTAACATTATTGTTAAAAGAAGCTATGAAGCCCTGGGAGAGCTACACTATAAGCTGTTGTTCATAGGGCAGATGCACTTCATGGACCTGTACAACTACGATATTCAAAGAGTTCAGAGGTGCAACATACACTACTCAGTACCTGATGGCAGGCTGATACCGTTCTGCGCGTTCAACATCTTTGACGACATCTACAGGGATAAGATACAGAGGGAGTACAGCATCCCGGCGGAGGAGTACTCGGCTAAGTACAGCCTGCCCAAGGGGTATTTGACGAGAAAGTATGTGAGAGATAGGAGAAGGCTTGAATCCTCAGAGCTCTACAAGATTACTTATGAAGGATTGCTGGAGAAAAAATAA